Proteins from one Planctomyces sp. SH-PL62 genomic window:
- a CDS encoding polysaccharide biosynthesis/export family protein, translating into MESSGSIRRAGWLVILLAACGAIGCQTVKTPEEAIANSNIPTEFKKVSMPDYVVEPPDLILVEVLEALEGRPISGERLVRPDGKITLGFYGEVYVAGLTIPEVKEKIVLHLRKYLSDELLGLFEEDPKTGKPIPIDPKDTDRVFVDVTAYNSKNYYVLGDVGAPGKLPITGNETVLDAIQYAGGLLPTAAPQNIRLVRPAPAGACCEQLLPVNLAAITSGGDPATNYQLMPGDRLVVYRDPIVRTTIFLDRVVAPFQTVLQSILQSSFTIRSVQFASQGTGGLGGAGGAAATQPSLLTQPGAR; encoded by the coding sequence ATGGAAAGCTCAGGGAGTATCCGCCGGGCCGGCTGGCTGGTCATCTTGCTGGCCGCCTGCGGCGCGATCGGCTGCCAGACGGTCAAGACGCCCGAAGAGGCGATCGCCAATAGCAACATCCCGACCGAATTCAAGAAGGTCTCGATGCCCGACTACGTGGTCGAGCCCCCCGACCTGATCCTCGTCGAGGTGCTGGAGGCCCTGGAAGGCCGGCCGATCTCCGGCGAGCGCCTGGTCCGCCCGGACGGCAAGATCACGCTGGGCTTCTACGGCGAAGTCTACGTCGCCGGGCTCACCATCCCGGAGGTCAAGGAGAAGATCGTCCTTCACCTGCGGAAGTACCTCAGCGACGAGCTTCTCGGCCTGTTCGAGGAAGACCCCAAGACGGGCAAGCCGATCCCGATCGACCCCAAGGACACCGACCGGGTCTTCGTGGACGTCACCGCATACAACAGCAAGAACTACTACGTCCTGGGCGACGTCGGGGCCCCCGGCAAGCTCCCCATCACGGGGAACGAGACGGTGCTGGACGCGATCCAGTACGCCGGCGGCCTGCTCCCCACGGCCGCGCCGCAGAACATCCGGCTGGTCCGCCCCGCCCCGGCGGGGGCCTGCTGCGAGCAGCTCCTGCCGGTGAACCTGGCGGCGATCACCAGCGGCGGCGACCCCGCCACCAACTATCAGCTCATGCCCGGCGACCGGCTCGTCGTCTATCGAGACCCGATCGTCAGGACCACGATCTTCCTGGACCGCGTCGTCGCTCCCTTCCAGACGGTGCTCCAGTCGATCCTCCAGAGCAGCTTCACCATCCGATCGGTGCAGTTCGCCTCCCAGGGCACGGGCGGGTTGGGAGGGGCGGGCGGAGCCGCCGCCACGCAGCCGTCCCTGCTGACCCAGCCGGGCGCCCGCTGA
- a CDS encoding alpha/beta fold hydrolase, with protein MEVSIVVPHAALDVGPGVAQMWYLLTGRVGEDQEFSESSVGVLPPGLRLEAPPIALATQTPLGALPPLTPAAAPIAPGEPLPSPQAPSKTAPAPQAPMSPEIFAAAPAPQAPASPFLVLPKRSILFATNRTVRAATGTPSERFGDDLDATIRRGSCLVNIPIENHVQGSLELPRWFNWNDPTRFFLIDATNILDDQEFRAMLRGGNSRRDVLIYVHGFNTPFDFAVMRLAQIVHDIRFAGVPVAFSWPSHGSVWDYDQDEQNAERSVDDLAAVLKEAIDEQAARPEALRGKVHVIAHSLGNRVTLRALDALDSELPAGERPFGQLILAAPDVSVAEFTQRLPAAHRRSDRTSLYFCPDDNALLASQARHPGEPRAGRGVVPVDGLDNIDARKANTSFLGHGYWADVKQLLIDLQMLINLGWPPNQRVFTLESVAGPPPYWGLR; from the coding sequence GTGGAGGTGTCGATCGTCGTCCCACACGCGGCCCTCGACGTCGGCCCCGGGGTCGCCCAGATGTGGTATCTCCTGACGGGCCGGGTCGGCGAGGATCAGGAGTTCTCGGAGTCGTCCGTTGGAGTCTTGCCGCCGGGGCTTCGACTCGAAGCGCCGCCGATCGCGCTCGCCACCCAGACCCCGCTCGGCGCGCTTCCTCCCCTCACTCCCGCCGCCGCCCCCATCGCCCCGGGCGAGCCCCTCCCCTCTCCCCAGGCGCCGAGCAAAACCGCCCCCGCGCCCCAGGCGCCGATGTCGCCCGAGATTTTCGCGGCGGCCCCGGCCCCCCAGGCGCCGGCTTCGCCGTTCCTGGTCCTGCCCAAGCGTTCCATCCTCTTCGCCACGAATCGAACGGTTCGGGCCGCGACGGGCACCCCCTCCGAGCGGTTCGGCGACGACCTCGACGCGACCATCCGTCGCGGCTCCTGCCTGGTGAACATCCCCATCGAGAACCACGTCCAGGGATCGCTGGAACTGCCCCGGTGGTTCAATTGGAACGATCCCACGCGGTTCTTCCTGATCGACGCCACGAACATCCTGGACGACCAGGAATTCCGCGCGATGCTTCGCGGCGGAAATTCGCGGCGGGACGTGCTGATCTACGTCCACGGCTTCAATACGCCCTTCGACTTCGCCGTGATGCGCCTGGCGCAGATCGTCCACGACATCCGCTTCGCGGGCGTCCCCGTGGCCTTCAGCTGGCCGTCGCACGGGTCGGTGTGGGACTACGACCAGGACGAGCAGAACGCCGAGCGGAGCGTGGACGACCTGGCGGCCGTCCTGAAGGAAGCGATCGACGAGCAGGCGGCCCGCCCCGAGGCGCTGCGGGGCAAGGTCCACGTCATCGCCCACAGCCTGGGCAACCGCGTCACGCTGCGGGCGCTCGACGCGCTCGACTCCGAACTCCCCGCCGGAGAACGGCCGTTCGGCCAGCTCATCCTGGCCGCCCCCGACGTCTCGGTCGCGGAGTTCACCCAGCGGCTCCCCGCGGCGCATCGCCGTTCCGATCGGACCTCGCTCTACTTCTGCCCCGACGACAACGCGCTCCTGGCCTCGCAGGCGCGCCACCCCGGCGAGCCCCGAGCGGGCCGAGGCGTGGTCCCCGTCGACGGGCTGGACAACATCGACGCCCGCAAGGCGAACACCTCGTTCCTCGGGCACGGCTACTGGGCCGACGTGAAGCAGCTCTTGATCGACCTCCAGATGCTCATCAACCTCGGCTGGCCGCCGAATCAACGCGTGTTCACCCTCGAATCGGTCGCCGGGCCGCCCCCGTACTGGGGCCTGCGCTGA
- a CDS encoding MotA/TolQ/ExbB proton channel family protein, with amino-acid sequence MRLRQEARLAGGAWLAFSTATALLIWLATGGASRLSAQEPAPEAAPAAAEAPADPAAAPAATAEEPAQAEGAAPTPGEEATAPPAPENMLQWAIRASGPIGVFLVFLSVYFTALVIRLFIEYRVTEAVPPPLVEKLEAAIRDKKFQEAYDLCRDNDSFLARLVRTGIANLPNGRAEAKEAMAVTSAEIVTELEMKISYLATIGTLGPMIGLVGTVWGMIESFREIATAAGAQPRPDKVAAGISTALFITLEGVSLSVPAIFFFAFFRNRVAAMSIEANRVADRTITSLVTAAKTASKPSA; translated from the coding sequence ATGCGTCTGAGACAGGAAGCCCGTCTCGCGGGCGGAGCTTGGCTGGCGTTCTCGACGGCGACGGCCTTGTTGATCTGGCTGGCGACGGGGGGGGCGTCGAGGCTCTCGGCCCAGGAACCGGCCCCGGAAGCCGCCCCCGCGGCTGCGGAAGCGCCGGCCGATCCCGCCGCCGCCCCCGCGGCGACAGCCGAAGAACCCGCGCAGGCCGAAGGGGCCGCCCCCACCCCCGGCGAGGAAGCGACGGCGCCCCCCGCGCCCGAGAACATGCTCCAGTGGGCCATCCGGGCGTCGGGCCCGATCGGCGTCTTCCTCGTCTTCCTGTCGGTCTACTTCACGGCCCTGGTGATCCGCCTGTTCATCGAGTATCGCGTGACCGAGGCCGTGCCGCCGCCGCTCGTGGAGAAGCTGGAGGCGGCGATCCGCGACAAGAAGTTCCAGGAGGCGTACGACCTCTGCCGCGACAACGACTCGTTCCTGGCCCGGCTGGTCCGCACCGGGATCGCCAACCTCCCCAACGGCCGCGCCGAGGCCAAGGAGGCGATGGCCGTCACCTCCGCCGAGATCGTCACCGAGCTGGAGATGAAGATCAGCTACCTGGCCACGATCGGCACCCTCGGCCCCATGATCGGGCTGGTCGGCACGGTCTGGGGCATGATCGAGAGCTTCCGTGAGATCGCCACCGCCGCCGGCGCCCAGCCCCGGCCCGACAAGGTGGCCGCCGGCATCTCGACGGCCCTCTTCATCACCCTGGAAGGGGTCTCCCTGTCGGTCCCGGCGATCTTCTTCTTCGCCTTCTTCCGCAACCGCGTGGCGGCCATGAGCATCGAGGCCAACCGCGTGGCCGACCGCACCATCACCTCGCTGGTGACGGCCGCCAAGACCGCCTCCAAGCCTTCGGCTTGA
- a CDS encoding DUF1080 domain-containing protein, which produces MPKLHLALFAALGLLAASSVRAEAPADADGFTPIFNGKDFTGWTLPEGDGGHWKIVDGVIDYDAQSQAKDDKELWTEREFGDFVLKVDWRLKEAPYINKGIPYILPDGTHAKDVHGKELKLALPDADSGVFLRGSGRYQANIWCWPIGSGEMYGLRTDPSTSPELRAAVTPRHQADKPVGEWNHFEITVKGQTVTTALNGVVVIEAATIPDLPAKGRLALQHHGGKNAAGEWTGPPSLVQFKNIAIKELK; this is translated from the coding sequence ATGCCGAAGCTCCACCTCGCCCTGTTCGCCGCGCTGGGATTGCTGGCGGCCTCGTCCGTCCGGGCCGAGGCGCCCGCCGACGCCGACGGCTTCACGCCGATCTTCAACGGCAAGGACTTCACCGGCTGGACGCTCCCCGAGGGAGACGGCGGCCACTGGAAGATCGTCGACGGCGTCATCGATTACGACGCCCAGAGCCAGGCCAAGGACGACAAGGAACTCTGGACCGAACGCGAGTTCGGCGACTTCGTCCTGAAGGTCGACTGGCGTCTCAAGGAAGCTCCTTACATCAACAAGGGAATCCCTTACATCCTCCCGGACGGCACCCACGCGAAGGACGTCCACGGCAAGGAATTGAAGTTGGCCCTCCCGGACGCCGATTCCGGCGTCTTCCTCCGGGGCAGCGGTCGCTACCAGGCCAACATCTGGTGCTGGCCGATCGGCTCGGGCGAGATGTACGGCCTGCGGACGGACCCGTCCACCTCCCCCGAACTCCGCGCCGCCGTCACCCCCAGGCACCAGGCCGACAAGCCCGTCGGCGAGTGGAATCACTTCGAGATCACCGTGAAGGGCCAGACCGTGACGACCGCGCTCAACGGCGTCGTCGTCATCGAAGCCGCCACCATCCCCGACCTCCCCGCGAAGGGCCGACTCGCCCTCCAGCACCACGGCGGCAAGAACGCCGCCGGCGAATGGACCGGCCCCCCCAGCCTCGTCCAGTTCAAGAACATCGCGATCAAGGAATTGAAGTAA
- a CDS encoding YcjF family protein — MSTPSDPETPDRDAAEALGPLLDDLERAAKAPAGARPPDAVERARDSLDATLDALKLTPEEERAMAPELARLRELAKKLDETTVEIVAFGMVSRGKSSVLNALLGRDLFEVGATHGTTDRRSAQEWVEGVDGPAGFADARLILVDTPGIDEVGGEIREAQARDAARRADLILFVVSGDMQRAETDALVELRRHKKPIILVFNQVDRYPDADRDAIHAMIEDERVKGFVRPEDVVHCAARPDPIAVKVRGPDGKSQIEWERPAPLIEPLKIRILDVLEQEGKALVALNTLLAAGDLHAEILERKVRIREEAAGRLIWNYSLAKGAAVALNPIPVADLAGGLAVDVAMILALSKVYGIALTRPAAIRLVRDMTVALGATGLVQVATRLVGSGVKASMAGLTVMSGGLAAPLTALGYGAIGLTQAVASASASYVIGHAAGTYLRQGGEWGPHGVKNVVQQLLTQAKADSIVDRLRDELKSQLKP, encoded by the coding sequence ATGAGCACGCCCTCAGACCCCGAGACGCCCGATCGGGACGCCGCCGAGGCGCTCGGACCGTTGCTCGACGATCTGGAGCGGGCCGCGAAGGCCCCCGCCGGCGCGCGCCCGCCCGACGCCGTCGAGCGGGCGCGGGACAGCCTCGACGCCACGCTCGACGCCCTCAAACTCACCCCCGAGGAAGAGCGGGCGATGGCCCCGGAGCTGGCGCGGCTCCGCGAGCTGGCCAAAAAACTCGACGAGACGACGGTCGAGATCGTCGCCTTCGGGATGGTCAGCCGGGGCAAGTCGTCGGTCCTCAACGCGCTGCTCGGCCGCGACCTGTTCGAGGTCGGCGCGACCCACGGGACCACGGATCGGCGATCCGCGCAGGAGTGGGTCGAGGGGGTCGACGGGCCCGCCGGGTTCGCGGACGCGCGGCTGATTCTGGTCGACACGCCGGGGATCGACGAGGTCGGCGGCGAGATCCGAGAGGCCCAGGCCCGCGACGCCGCCCGCCGCGCCGACCTGATCCTGTTCGTCGTCTCGGGCGATATGCAGCGAGCCGAGACCGACGCCCTGGTCGAGCTTCGTCGGCACAAGAAGCCGATCATCCTGGTCTTCAATCAGGTCGACCGCTATCCCGACGCCGACCGCGACGCGATCCACGCCATGATCGAGGACGAGCGGGTCAAGGGCTTCGTCCGACCCGAAGACGTCGTCCACTGCGCCGCCAGGCCCGACCCGATCGCCGTGAAGGTCCGCGGCCCGGACGGGAAGTCGCAGATCGAATGGGAGCGGCCCGCCCCCCTGATCGAGCCCCTGAAGATCCGCATCCTGGACGTGCTGGAGCAGGAGGGAAAGGCGCTGGTGGCGCTCAACACGCTGCTGGCCGCCGGGGACCTCCACGCCGAGATCCTCGAGCGCAAGGTGCGGATTCGCGAGGAGGCCGCCGGCCGCCTGATCTGGAATTACTCGCTGGCCAAGGGGGCGGCCGTCGCGCTCAACCCGATCCCGGTGGCCGACCTGGCGGGGGGCCTGGCGGTCGACGTGGCGATGATCCTGGCCCTGAGCAAGGTCTACGGCATCGCCCTGACGCGGCCGGCGGCGATCCGCCTGGTCCGCGACATGACCGTGGCCCTCGGCGCGACCGGGCTGGTGCAGGTGGCGACCCGGCTCGTCGGCAGCGGCGTCAAGGCGTCGATGGCCGGCCTCACGGTGATGTCCGGCGGGCTGGCGGCGCCTCTGACCGCGCTGGGGTACGGGGCGATCGGCCTGACCCAGGCGGTCGCCTCGGCGTCGGCCTCCTACGTCATCGGCCACGCCGCCGGGACGTACCTGAGGCAGGGGGGGGAATGGGGCCCGCACGGCGTCAAGAACGTCGTCCAGCAACTCCTGACGCAGGCCAAGGCCGACTCGATCGTCGACAGACTTCGCGACGAGCTGAAGTCGCAACTGAAGCCCTGA
- a CDS encoding tyrosine-protein phosphatase has product MIPIQPTDARTDPDPTPTRRGWTLRRTARVLVLASLLGVAAFAFRPYYSQNLGVVDPGRAYRSAQPTSRLDAMIREHGLATVLNLRGGDADDPWYVNEVRATEEAGVDFYDLPLSAVRRPRRRELLLLIDVITTCRLPVLFHCRAGADRTGLATVVYNLMIAGQPPEAAMAGFTLYHNHVPLFGPERLHEPINEYSAWLSEQGLAHTPERFRTWVRDDYRADDPSVDPRPLAVGPRVRQ; this is encoded by the coding sequence TTGATCCCGATCCAGCCCACGGACGCGCGAACCGACCCCGACCCGACCCCGACGCGTCGCGGCTGGACTTTGCGGCGAACGGCGAGGGTCCTGGTCCTGGCGAGCTTGCTGGGCGTGGCCGCCTTCGCGTTCAGGCCGTATTACAGCCAGAATCTCGGCGTCGTCGATCCCGGTCGGGCCTATCGCTCCGCCCAGCCGACCTCGCGGCTCGACGCGATGATCCGGGAGCATGGGCTCGCGACCGTCCTGAACCTGCGCGGGGGGGACGCGGACGACCCCTGGTACGTCAACGAGGTTCGCGCCACGGAGGAAGCCGGCGTCGACTTCTACGACCTGCCGCTGAGCGCGGTCCGGCGGCCGAGGCGTCGCGAGCTGCTGCTGCTGATCGACGTGATCACGACCTGCCGCCTCCCCGTCCTCTTTCACTGCCGGGCCGGGGCCGATCGCACCGGGCTGGCGACCGTCGTCTACAACCTGATGATCGCCGGCCAGCCGCCCGAGGCCGCGATGGCCGGCTTCACGCTCTACCACAACCACGTGCCGCTTTTCGGGCCGGAACGGCTGCACGAGCCGATCAACGAGTACTCCGCCTGGCTGTCGGAACAGGGGCTGGCCCACACGCCCGAGCGGTTCCGGACCTGGGTCCGCGACGACTATCGCGCCGACGACCCGTCGGTCGACCCCCGACCGCTCGCCGTCGGGCCGCGAGTCCGCCAGTGA
- a CDS encoding ExbD/TolR family protein, with protein MSEGVISKEKAEPNLTPLLDIVFQLITFFMLVINFASDNYDQRINLPDAGSARPVEDDARIAEDRLVLNVDSDGRLLQGEEAMGIDQAVQTIRHQADLVKLGLKASGVKFDPATAGLPTTIILRADKETTFGSVLGIIKACQAQGFRKFALKAMIRT; from the coding sequence ATGAGCGAGGGAGTCATTTCCAAGGAGAAAGCGGAGCCGAACCTGACTCCGCTGCTGGACATCGTCTTCCAGCTCATCACGTTCTTCATGCTCGTGATCAACTTCGCCAGCGACAACTACGACCAGCGCATCAACCTCCCGGACGCCGGCTCCGCCCGGCCCGTCGAGGACGACGCGAGGATCGCCGAGGACCGCCTGGTGCTCAACGTCGATTCTGACGGCCGCCTCCTCCAGGGCGAGGAAGCCATGGGGATCGACCAGGCCGTCCAGACGATCCGCCATCAGGCCGACCTGGTGAAGCTGGGGCTCAAGGCGTCGGGCGTCAAGTTCGACCCGGCGACCGCCGGGCTCCCCACCACGATCATCCTCCGGGCCGACAAGGAGACGACCTTCGGCTCGGTGCTGGGGATCATCAAGGCCTGCCAGGCCCAGGGCTTCCGCAAGTTCGCCCTCAAAGCCATGATCCGCACTTGA
- a CDS encoding YcjF family protein, with protein sequence MSAEDVVPAAAAPRPLPVRERLADGSSQMVYEVQEPDVKALRERIARVLASEGPLLRIANLLLKTKALGREAESTLDAERRLKCEERIDHYQWVTATTVFANPIPALNLVQGAAVQLDLIADLARVYDLDPSPVRLRALAAQLGQAMLKVGLVEAASSVVAGVFKRTPTTFVAAGAVQAVTMAYLARIAGGALAEYFRNGESWGPAGIEGAVLRQFEANSRADFLQDFARQGLDRFLSRVRLKPATAPDGHAR encoded by the coding sequence GTGTCGGCCGAAGACGTCGTGCCGGCGGCCGCCGCCCCCCGGCCCTTGCCCGTCCGCGAGCGGCTGGCCGACGGCTCGTCGCAGATGGTCTACGAGGTCCAGGAGCCGGACGTCAAGGCCCTCCGCGAGCGGATCGCCCGGGTGCTCGCGTCCGAGGGTCCGCTGCTTCGCATCGCCAACCTGCTGCTCAAGACGAAGGCGCTGGGCCGCGAGGCCGAGTCCACGCTCGACGCGGAGCGGCGGCTGAAGTGCGAGGAGCGGATCGACCATTACCAGTGGGTCACCGCGACGACCGTCTTCGCCAACCCGATCCCCGCCCTGAATCTGGTCCAGGGGGCGGCGGTGCAGCTCGACCTGATCGCCGACCTGGCCCGCGTCTACGACCTGGACCCCAGCCCGGTCCGGCTCCGAGCGCTGGCCGCCCAGCTCGGCCAGGCGATGCTCAAGGTGGGGCTGGTGGAGGCGGCCTCGTCGGTGGTCGCCGGGGTCTTCAAGCGGACGCCGACGACCTTCGTGGCGGCGGGCGCGGTGCAGGCCGTCACGATGGCGTACCTCGCCCGCATCGCCGGCGGCGCGCTGGCGGAATACTTTCGAAACGGCGAGAGCTGGGGGCCGGCCGGGATCGAGGGCGCCGTGCTCCGGCAGTTCGAGGCCAACAGCCGGGCCGACTTCCTCCAGGACTTCGCCCGCCAGGGGCTCGACCGCTTCCTGAGCCGGGTCCGCCTCAAGCCCGCGACCGCCCCCGATGGCCACGCCCGCTGA
- a CDS encoding ExbD/TolR family protein: MARRGGGIEMDGPDVPVAPMLDMAFQLLTFFVLTYRAAPVEGQFVMNLLPAQPATAMAAAAPADPAASNELPASLRTLPVILRADDAGRLVQVNVSDVDVSNDPAALAQELDRHFQDPDVPFDQTLIKVDPNLRYAELMTIIDAFTNAFIKAKKEPKLSFDELRGDDGG, from the coding sequence GTGGCACGTCGAGGCGGAGGGATCGAGATGGACGGGCCGGACGTGCCGGTCGCGCCGATGCTCGACATGGCGTTCCAGCTCCTGACCTTCTTCGTCCTGACCTATCGCGCCGCGCCGGTGGAAGGGCAGTTCGTGATGAACCTCCTCCCCGCCCAGCCCGCGACGGCGATGGCCGCGGCCGCCCCGGCCGACCCCGCCGCCTCCAACGAGCTGCCGGCCAGCCTGCGGACCCTCCCCGTCATCCTCCGGGCCGACGACGCGGGCCGACTGGTGCAGGTGAACGTCTCCGACGTCGACGTCTCGAACGACCCGGCCGCGCTGGCGCAGGAGCTCGACCGCCACTTCCAGGACCCGGACGTCCCCTTCGACCAGACCCTCATCAAGGTCGACCCCAACCTCCGCTACGCCGAGCTGATGACGATCATCGACGCCTTCACTAACGCGTTCATCAAGGCGAAGAAGGAGCCGAAACTGAGCTTCGACGAGCTGCGGGGCGACGACGGAGGCTGA
- a CDS encoding GTPase — MPSPRNRPRLFAPIAAALVAGGLFLAVAASGERLGNWRPGLLIGLGLAVCLTLGVLGLALVRSRREARDDREEASPLDPVALAEAAQQQSARAREYIARIRDDRRREELQGELVRLDEGRLAASGELDIVVFGTVSAGKTSLINALIGREVGETGAVMGTTRQGENHIYTLQGAEGVLRLVDTPGIAEAGPGAAGASRRPGSWPNGPTCSSSSSITT, encoded by the coding sequence ATGCCAAGCCCGCGAAACCGACCGCGACTGTTCGCACCAATCGCCGCAGCGCTCGTCGCCGGGGGCCTCTTCCTGGCCGTCGCGGCGAGCGGCGAACGCCTCGGGAACTGGCGTCCCGGGTTGCTGATCGGCCTCGGCCTGGCCGTCTGCCTGACGCTCGGCGTGCTCGGCCTTGCGCTGGTTCGAAGCCGCCGCGAGGCGCGGGACGATCGCGAGGAGGCGTCGCCGCTCGACCCCGTCGCGCTCGCGGAGGCCGCCCAGCAGCAGTCCGCCAGGGCCCGCGAGTACATCGCCAGGATCCGCGACGACCGCCGTCGCGAGGAGCTTCAAGGCGAACTCGTCCGCCTCGACGAGGGCCGGCTCGCCGCCTCGGGCGAACTCGATATCGTCGTCTTCGGGACCGTCTCGGCGGGCAAGACGTCGCTCATCAACGCCCTGATCGGTCGCGAGGTCGGCGAGACCGGCGCGGTCATGGGGACGACCCGCCAGGGGGAGAATCACATCTACACCCTTCAGGGCGCCGAGGGGGTGCTTCGCCTGGTCGATACGCCGGGGATCGCCGAGGCGGGGCCGGGGGCGGCGGGCGCGAGCAGGAGGCCCGGAAGCTGGCCGAACGGGCCGACCTGCTCCTCTTCGTCGTCGATCACGACCTGA
- a CDS encoding purple acid phosphatase family protein has product MHEWKRCRVWLVLLALASAGCRDSAPVESLPGVRASLDAAGVRLSQIKSERELTAAATRQAMLLPWLDPAERDALGRNAVRFRAEAPVMVAVASPSESAPFWLDDQGFRRSGLTIHVDGRPWDVRRKTFPAGWVGLGVNGLDRSPQSHYVAFVQAAPGRDPLDASSIALVHDADSPWKAVLASEGVSATNDGLRPIRELPAELEGSVLLQPAHDRRHAALLAGGRVWKTHSVSTNVPDQTVISFGEDPTRQLVVGWRTSPEVTSSVVRIAPAKYQTPEDDPTSPPDLVGTRTIQGQARPLRADGLLNDPVVQRHAVVIDGLEPDTVYYYSVGDGSPKNWGPWRTVKTGPARPRRMEFLYLGDAQTGFESWGKLLTAAYRRHPGMDFILLAGDLVDRGNERTNWDHFFLRAAAIFDRVPLMPAAGNHEYLDRGPWLYNSVFRLPQDGPPDLTPGLAYTFRYGGAFFAVLDSTSAVMSETEARRQADWLDQALAGCREDWKFVIFHHPIYPSHPTRDNPVIRDAWVPVFDRHHVDMVLQGHDHAYLRTPPMRNHQRVSTSEEGTTYVVAVSGDKFVVDQPQREYIEFGRTRTSTYQTIEIDEVTRRLTYRAWTIAGEVADTFVIEKPLPDPRRALAKQPRDADVQQVAGTNDPPSPR; this is encoded by the coding sequence ATGCACGAATGGAAGCGATGCCGAGTGTGGCTCGTTCTGCTGGCGCTGGCTTCGGCCGGCTGCCGGGACTCCGCGCCCGTCGAGAGCCTCCCGGGCGTCCGGGCCTCGCTGGACGCCGCCGGCGTACGGCTCAGCCAGATCAAGTCGGAACGCGAGTTGACCGCCGCCGCGACCCGCCAGGCCATGCTCCTCCCCTGGCTCGACCCCGCCGAACGGGACGCGCTGGGGCGCAACGCGGTCCGGTTCCGCGCCGAGGCCCCGGTGATGGTCGCCGTCGCCTCCCCCTCGGAATCGGCCCCCTTCTGGCTCGACGATCAGGGTTTCCGACGCTCAGGCCTGACGATCCACGTCGACGGTCGCCCCTGGGACGTCCGGCGCAAGACGTTCCCCGCCGGCTGGGTCGGCCTTGGCGTCAACGGCCTGGACCGCTCGCCCCAGTCCCATTATGTCGCCTTCGTCCAGGCCGCCCCCGGCCGCGATCCCCTCGACGCCTCCTCGATCGCCCTGGTCCACGACGCGGATTCGCCCTGGAAGGCGGTCCTCGCGAGCGAAGGCGTCAGCGCGACCAACGACGGGCTCCGGCCGATCCGGGAGCTGCCCGCCGAACTCGAGGGCTCGGTCCTCCTCCAGCCCGCGCACGACCGGCGCCACGCGGCCTTGCTGGCCGGCGGACGGGTCTGGAAGACCCACTCCGTCTCGACGAACGTGCCCGACCAGACCGTCATCAGCTTCGGCGAGGATCCGACCCGGCAACTGGTCGTCGGCTGGCGGACCTCCCCGGAAGTCACGTCGAGCGTCGTCCGCATCGCCCCGGCGAAATATCAGACGCCCGAGGACGACCCGACCTCCCCCCCCGACCTCGTCGGCACGCGGACCATCCAGGGCCAGGCCCGCCCCTTGCGGGCCGACGGCCTGCTCAACGACCCCGTCGTGCAGCGGCACGCCGTCGTGATCGACGGCCTGGAGCCGGACACGGTCTACTACTATTCCGTGGGCGACGGCTCGCCGAAGAACTGGGGCCCCTGGCGGACCGTCAAGACCGGCCCCGCCCGGCCCCGTCGGATGGAGTTCCTTTATCTGGGAGACGCCCAGACCGGCTTCGAGTCGTGGGGGAAGCTGCTCACGGCCGCCTACCGACGCCACCCCGGCATGGACTTCATCCTCCTGGCCGGCGACCTCGTCGATCGCGGCAACGAACGGACCAACTGGGACCACTTCTTCCTCCGCGCCGCGGCGATCTTCGATCGCGTGCCGCTGATGCCCGCGGCCGGAAACCATGAGTATCTGGACCGCGGCCCCTGGCTCTACAACTCCGTGTTCCGGCTCCCCCAGGACGGCCCCCCCGACCTGACCCCCGGCCTGGCCTACACCTTCCGGTACGGCGGCGCGTTCTTCGCGGTGCTCGACAGCACCTCGGCCGTCATGAGCGAGACCGAGGCCCGTCGCCAGGCCGATTGGCTCGACCAGGCCCTCGCCGGCTGTCGGGAGGACTGGAAGTTCGTGATCTTCCACCACCCGATCTATCCCTCGCACCCCACCCGCGACAACCCCGTCATCCGCGACGCCTGGGTACCCGTCTTCGACCGCCACCACGTCGACATGGTCCTCCAGGGCCACGACCACGCCTACCTCCGCACCCCGCCGATGCGAAATCATCAGCGGGTCTCGACATCCGAGGAGGGGACCACCTACGTCGTGGCCGTCTCCGGCGACAAGTTCGTCGTCGACCAGCCGCAACGCGAGTACATCGAGTTCGGCCGCACCAGGACCTCCACCTACCAGACCATCGAGATCGACGAGGTCACGCGCCGCCTCACCTACCGCGCGTGGACGATCGCCGGCGAGGTCGCCGATACGTTCGTCATCGAAAAGCCCCTCCCCGACCCCCGTCGCGCCCTGGCGAAGCAGCCCCGCGACGCCGACGTCCAGCAAGTCGCCGGGACCAACGACCCCCCCAGCCCTCGCTGA